A genomic region of Exiguobacterium sp. Helios contains the following coding sequences:
- a CDS encoding glycoside hydrolase family 55 protein has translation MLRLDETHDPYQNGQLIAEYTETKSNGEAVFRAEQLMKDSPFVAPRRTPHPSRYLRSLISPLFLTDRDKHILPLTKAFVSEQDEIRPSWFGRLTYEFEQLISNVQKVDVKDYGAIGDGVTDDTLAFKEALADGHRQVHVPAGTYLVRGIRLPSYTILTGDGKGQTILKLHDAAPKGRRLITNQNYLLGNHHLLVERMTLDWNIERIGDAKKSSTWGNHSSCLTYAHVTYGWVFDVDAVNPGLHCFDISTPYYNYNGDGARANLSSSFIWFDGLTGSGFGDDGITTHHSDHLFISNCFMHDPSGRAHAVGFSNSNGIEIDDGSRDVWLFNNATTRCFGGLEIKAHATSSAASTVKIVGHLSVDDHRSFNFRHIGHHQATDPTSQTAYNIIATRLIAQTPQYTPLYQNSKPRALIVSAYRNVVIHDFTVLGDPYYDYQEQPMIGIQYKARNVTLSQVKMSGFRQAKTDIQIFGGDNRAEDVRLIDVRIEDSAKHGITIGPNIERIRLANVAIKGDGTVGLNAKSEPELERFIATGYKVPVRTHATSG, from the coding sequence ATGTTGAGATTAGATGAAACACATGATCCGTATCAGAATGGTCAACTGATTGCAGAATATACCGAAACAAAATCAAACGGCGAGGCCGTCTTCCGGGCGGAACAACTGATGAAAGACAGTCCGTTTGTCGCGCCGCGCCGCACACCTCATCCGAGCCGGTATCTCCGGTCCTTGATTTCACCGCTCTTTTTGACGGATCGGGATAAACACATCCTTCCGTTGACGAAAGCGTTCGTCAGTGAACAGGATGAAATCCGGCCCAGCTGGTTCGGACGGCTGACGTATGAATTCGAGCAATTGATCAGCAACGTCCAAAAAGTCGATGTCAAAGACTATGGGGCGATTGGTGACGGCGTGACCGACGATACGCTCGCTTTTAAGGAAGCACTCGCGGACGGACACCGGCAAGTCCACGTTCCGGCCGGCACGTATCTTGTCCGCGGCATCCGCCTGCCGAGTTATACGATTTTGACCGGGGACGGAAAAGGACAGACGATTTTAAAACTGCATGACGCGGCACCGAAAGGACGCCGGTTGATTACGAATCAAAACTACTTACTCGGCAATCATCATCTGCTCGTCGAACGGATGACGCTGGATTGGAACATCGAGCGGATCGGTGACGCCAAAAAAAGCAGTACGTGGGGCAATCATTCCAGTTGCTTGACCTATGCGCACGTGACGTACGGGTGGGTCTTTGACGTGGATGCGGTGAATCCGGGATTACACTGCTTTGATATTTCAACTCCGTACTACAACTATAACGGCGACGGGGCACGGGCCAATCTCAGCAGTTCGTTCATCTGGTTCGACGGTCTGACCGGATCCGGATTTGGTGACGACGGGATTACGACCCATCACAGTGACCATCTGTTCATCTCGAACTGTTTCATGCATGACCCGAGCGGTCGTGCCCATGCGGTCGGCTTCTCGAACTCAAACGGGATTGAGATCGATGACGGTTCCCGGGATGTCTGGTTATTTAACAATGCGACGACCCGCTGCTTCGGTGGTCTTGAAATCAAGGCGCACGCGACATCATCCGCCGCATCGACTGTTAAAATCGTCGGGCATCTGTCTGTCGATGATCACCGGTCATTTAACTTCCGTCATATCGGTCATCATCAAGCGACGGATCCGACATCACAAACGGCATACAATATCATTGCGACCCGACTGATTGCCCAGACACCACAATATACGCCGCTGTATCAAAACTCGAAGCCACGGGCTCTTATCGTCTCTGCCTATCGAAATGTTGTCATTCATGATTTCACGGTGCTCGGTGATCCGTATTATGATTATCAGGAACAGCCGATGATCGGGATTCAATATAAAGCACGGAATGTCACGCTGAGCCAGGTCAAGATGAGCGGATTCCGACAAGCCAAAACGGATATTCAGATATTCGGGGGCGATAACCGGGCCGAAGATGTCCGATTAATCGATGTCCGGATTGAAGATTCGGCCAAACACGGCATCACGATCGGTCCGAACATCGAGCGGATCCGTCTGGCGAATGTCGCCATCAAAGGGGACGGAACAGTCGGTCTGAACGCCAAGTCTGAGCCAGAACTCGAACGGTTTATTGCGACCGGCTACAAAGTACCGGTCCGGACGCATGCCACATCTGGCTGA
- a CDS encoding DUF1028 domain-containing protein: MTYSIVGYCEKEQAWGVAVQSKFLAVGSAVPFAKAGVGAIATQSFANTTYGPEGLRMIEEGKSADEVLKRLTEADEGWADRQVGIVDASGKSATFTGEGCNDWAGGIAGKHFAAQGNILVDSNTVKEMARVFETTEGPLAERLLRALAAGQAAGGDSRGMQSAALLVVKEGGGYGGFNDRYIDLRVDDHASPIQELERIYQLHTLYLQPSKPEEIKPIDDALESELMDKLLELGYRGSFAEAFRTYLHTENFEMREQTDRSIDTRVLAYLRAQ, encoded by the coding sequence ATGACTTATTCAATCGTTGGGTATTGTGAAAAAGAGCAGGCGTGGGGTGTAGCGGTTCAGTCGAAATTTTTAGCGGTCGGCAGTGCCGTACCTTTTGCGAAAGCCGGTGTCGGAGCGATTGCGACCCAGTCGTTTGCAAACACGACATACGGTCCGGAAGGATTACGGATGATTGAAGAGGGAAAATCAGCCGACGAAGTCCTGAAACGTTTGACGGAAGCCGATGAAGGATGGGCCGATCGCCAAGTCGGAATCGTGGATGCGTCAGGTAAAAGTGCGACGTTCACGGGAGAAGGATGTAACGATTGGGCAGGCGGGATTGCGGGAAAACACTTCGCGGCACAAGGAAACATCCTTGTCGACAGCAATACGGTCAAAGAAATGGCGCGTGTGTTCGAGACGACAGAAGGACCACTGGCAGAACGGTTGCTTCGGGCACTTGCGGCCGGTCAGGCAGCAGGTGGAGATTCACGGGGCATGCAGTCTGCAGCATTGTTAGTCGTCAAAGAAGGCGGCGGTTACGGTGGTTTTAATGACCGGTACATTGATTTGCGCGTCGATGATCATGCGAGCCCGATTCAGGAACTGGAGCGGATTTATCAGTTGCATACACTCTATTTACAACCAAGCAAGCCGGAAGAAATCAAACCGATTGATGATGCGCTCGAATCGGAGTTGATGGATAAGCTGCTTGAACTCGGATACCGTGGTTCGTTTGCGGAAGCGTTCCGGACATATCTGCATACAGAAAACTTCGAGATGCGGGAACAGACGGATCGATCGATCGATACACGCGTTCTGGCTTATCTCCGGGCACAATAA
- a CDS encoding YfcC family protein: MNERKPQADASERSFFKMPHTYAIIMGILLIAVILTYTLPAGQFDREKQDGQTVVIDGTYRAVESAPVNFFGLFEAIPKGMEAGAAIIFYIFLVGGVFGIIRQTGAIESGINQLINRFGQKGHIMIPMTMFVFSVAGATIGMAEETIIFVPIGIMLARALGYDAMTGAAIVSLGAAVGFAGGMLNPFTVGVAQSIAEVPLFSGLGYRTAVYLVFLVVTILYVMNYAQKVKKNPEQSLVHDLEKHRKQETATTFSRFSKKHLFVLVVLVGGITLNVIGIFEWGWYLTELTASFLIIGLLAGIVTMGVNRTFESLIDGAKAVTFGALIVGFARAIVVILEDGRVIDTVIYGLSNAVGQLPTSLAVIGMYIVQLITNFFIPSGSGQAATTMPIMAPLADLLGIERQVAVLAFQYGDGLTNMIFPTSAHLMAFLAIAGIPYEKWLRFVWKLFAIWIVLACGALLLAVVLGIQ; this comes from the coding sequence ATGAATGAACGGAAACCACAGGCAGATGCTTCGGAGCGCTCCTTCTTCAAGATGCCTCACACGTACGCGATTATCATGGGGATTCTACTGATTGCGGTCATTTTGACGTATACATTACCAGCAGGTCAGTTTGACCGGGAAAAACAGGACGGACAAACGGTCGTCATTGACGGGACGTATCGTGCAGTCGAATCCGCGCCTGTCAACTTCTTTGGTTTGTTTGAAGCCATTCCAAAGGGGATGGAGGCAGGTGCCGCCATCATCTTTTATATCTTTTTGGTTGGTGGTGTTTTTGGTATCATCCGGCAAACGGGTGCTATCGAATCCGGCATCAATCAACTGATCAATCGTTTTGGTCAAAAAGGACATATTATGATCCCGATGACGATGTTTGTCTTTTCAGTCGCCGGTGCGACAATCGGAATGGCGGAAGAAACCATCATCTTCGTCCCAATCGGCATTATGTTGGCACGGGCACTTGGCTATGATGCGATGACAGGGGCGGCGATTGTCAGCCTCGGGGCAGCCGTCGGTTTTGCCGGAGGCATGCTGAATCCGTTTACGGTCGGTGTCGCGCAGTCGATTGCTGAAGTACCGTTATTTAGTGGGCTCGGTTACCGGACTGCAGTTTATCTTGTCTTTTTAGTCGTCACGATTCTATATGTCATGAACTATGCACAGAAGGTCAAAAAAAATCCGGAACAGAGTCTTGTGCATGATCTTGAGAAACACCGAAAACAAGAAACGGCGACCACTTTTTCCCGATTTTCGAAAAAACATCTGTTTGTTCTAGTGGTGCTTGTCGGCGGAATCACGCTGAATGTCATCGGTATTTTTGAATGGGGTTGGTATTTGACGGAACTGACGGCATCGTTCCTGATCATAGGTCTACTTGCCGGTATCGTTACGATGGGCGTCAACCGGACATTCGAAAGTTTAATTGACGGAGCCAAGGCGGTCACATTCGGTGCCTTGATCGTCGGTTTTGCCCGGGCGATTGTTGTCATCCTAGAAGACGGACGGGTCATTGATACCGTGATTTACGGTTTGTCGAATGCCGTCGGTCAGTTACCGACTTCTTTAGCTGTCATTGGTATGTACATCGTCCAGTTGATTACGAACTTCTTTATTCCATCGGGAAGCGGACAGGCGGCGACAACGATGCCGATCATGGCGCCACTGGCTGATTTGCTCGGAATTGAGCGGCAAGTCGCGGTCCTCGCCTTTCAGTACGGCGATGGATTGACGAATATGATTTTCCCGACGAGTGCCCACTTAATGGCGTTCCTGGCGATTGCCGGTATTCCATATGAAAAATGGCTGCGGTTTGTCTGGAAACTGTTTGCGATCTGGATTGTTCTTGCGTGTGGTGCATTACTGCTCGCAGTAGTTCTCGGAATTCAATAA
- a CDS encoding putative quinol monooxygenase, which translates to MIAIEAKLEVQPAKRQEFLEATKTLIEGSRLEAGNISYDLFQSIEDENIFMMIEKWEDQAAIETHNTSAHFGQFVAFAQTALAKPLDVQSFNA; encoded by the coding sequence ATGATCGCCATTGAAGCAAAATTAGAAGTACAACCTGCAAAACGTCAAGAGTTTTTAGAAGCTACAAAAACATTGATTGAAGGGTCACGGTTAGAAGCAGGTAACATCAGTTATGATTTATTCCAAAGCATCGAAGACGAGAATATCTTCATGATGATTGAGAAATGGGAAGATCAAGCAGCAATCGAAACGCACAACACAAGTGCCCATTTCGGTCAGTTCGTGGCATTTGCCCAAACAGCACTTGCGAAACCATTAGACGTTCAATCATTTAATGCGTGA